A section of the Rossellomorea marisflavi genome encodes:
- the motP gene encoding flagellar motor protein MotP, giving the protein MKKLDMLTPLGVVLGIVFVGVAILTNAGPDSFASFINIPSILVVIGGLIGAMLVSFSFSELKQLGRVMGESFKVQEHDTQDLISTFVSLSDKARREGLLSLETEVEEIKDPFIRKGVLLAVDGIESDVITDILNTEIIALEERHRKNKRLLDKAGEYAPAWGMIGTLIGLVLMLQNLSDPSSLGPNMAVALLTTLYGTLLANLVFIPMASKLAMKTEKEVFMKQIVIEAVMGLQSGQNPRVLEEKLTVFLSGEELTTYRLKERDSVDEA; this is encoded by the coding sequence ATGAAGAAGCTTGATATGCTTACACCTTTAGGCGTCGTCTTGGGGATTGTATTCGTCGGTGTCGCCATCCTTACCAATGCAGGTCCCGATAGTTTTGCATCCTTTATCAATATTCCATCCATCCTGGTGGTCATCGGCGGCTTGATCGGAGCCATGCTGGTCAGCTTTTCCTTCAGTGAATTGAAGCAGCTGGGAAGAGTGATGGGAGAGTCGTTCAAGGTACAGGAACATGATACACAAGACTTGATTTCCACATTTGTGTCCCTTTCAGACAAAGCGAGGAGGGAAGGGCTTCTTTCCTTGGAAACAGAGGTCGAAGAAATCAAGGATCCGTTCATCAGGAAGGGAGTCCTCCTTGCCGTGGATGGAATCGAATCGGATGTCATCACAGATATCCTGAATACCGAGATCATTGCCCTTGAAGAGCGTCATCGCAAGAATAAGAGACTGCTAGATAAAGCAGGGGAGTATGCTCCTGCATGGGGGATGATCGGAACTCTGATCGGACTTGTCCTCATGCTCCAGAACCTCAGCGACCCGTCATCCCTCGGACCCAATATGGCCGTTGCCCTGCTGACGACCCTGTATGGGACGCTGTTGGCCAACCTGGTCTTCATCCCCATGGCATCGAAGCTTGCCATGAAGACTGAAAAGGAAGTGTTCATGAAGCAGATCGTCATCGAGGCCGTGATGGGTCTCCAATCAGGGCAAAACCCGAGGGTCCTTGAAGAGAAGCTGACGGTCTTCCTATCAGGAGAAGAATTGACTACATATCGATTGAAGGAACGTGATTCCGTTGATGAGGCGTAG
- a CDS encoding OmpA family protein gives MVTFSDMVTLILVFFILLFSMSQIDKGKFESIVDSFQGASIIPDGSTSDLDVVLKNVKAYLKEHDMEDGIKAERTDRGVVLVLQEQALFETGDAEVLDSAFPFLDMVAGLLEELPNKVDVEGHTDNRPISTYRYPSNWELSTARASSVIRYLVNENGLDPERFIAIGYGDTMPVEPNDSDAHMQKNRRVEIIVTDPAYKEN, from the coding sequence ATGGTCACATTTTCGGATATGGTCACCCTGATCCTCGTATTTTTCATCCTGCTTTTCTCCATGTCGCAGATCGATAAGGGAAAGTTCGAATCCATCGTCGATTCATTTCAGGGTGCGTCCATCATTCCGGATGGAAGTACAAGTGATCTAGATGTGGTCTTGAAAAATGTGAAGGCCTATCTGAAGGAACATGATATGGAAGATGGCATCAAGGCTGAACGGACGGACAGGGGTGTCGTCCTCGTTCTTCAAGAGCAGGCCCTTTTTGAAACAGGGGATGCCGAAGTCCTTGACTCTGCCTTTCCTTTCCTCGATATGGTCGCAGGGCTTCTTGAAGAACTGCCGAACAAGGTGGACGTGGAAGGACATACTGATAATCGCCCCATCTCCACCTATCGCTATCCATCGAACTGGGAACTTTCAACCGCCAGGGCCAGCAGTGTCATCCGGTACCTGGTGAACGAAAATGGACTGGATCCTGAGCGGTTCATCGCCATCGGCTACGGAGATACCATGCCTGTGGAACCGAATGATTCCGATGCCCATATGCAGAAGAACCGCAGGGTGGAGATCATCGTGACCGATCCTGCCTACAAAGAAAACTAA
- a CDS encoding YtxH domain-containing protein yields MTQQYNQQNPNQTNDSNINSKDFIIGTLIGGIVGAATALLVAPKSGKDLRSDINEQAGNWKEKTSQWKDTAVEKSNELAAAAKEKSSSLTKTVQEQSNQVVGKIKSYRSGSAEGEEEVPAETGDVNQKLEETKKAFDETEKTYNN; encoded by the coding sequence ATGACACAGCAGTACAATCAGCAAAATCCAAATCAAACCAATGACAGCAACATCAACTCAAAAGATTTCATCATCGGCACGTTGATCGGCGGTATCGTCGGGGCTGCAACCGCTCTTCTGGTCGCTCCAAAATCCGGTAAAGATCTTCGCAGCGATATCAACGAACAGGCAGGCAACTGGAAAGAAAAGACTAGCCAGTGGAAAGACACGGCCGTTGAAAAAAGCAATGAATTGGCTGCAGCTGCCAAAGAGAAATCTTCTTCTTTGACAAAGACGGTTCAAGAGCAGTCCAACCAAGTAGTCGGTAAAATCAAATCATACCGTTCCGGAAGTGCTGAAGGTGAGGAAGAAGTACCTGCAGAAACGGGCGATGTGAATCAAAAGCTTGAAGAAACGAAAAAAGCCTTTGATGAAACAGAAAAAACATACAACAACTGA
- the ytxJ gene encoding bacillithiol system redox-active protein YtxJ has translation MKKIETVQEFENLAESQPRFFFMKHSLTCPISGNAFNEYQSFLNKHGEEEGYYLAVQESKELSNHIAEKFGIKHESPQAFLFIDGKPGWNASHWNITETELDKL, from the coding sequence ATGAAAAAAATTGAAACCGTACAAGAATTCGAAAACCTCGCAGAGAGTCAGCCCCGCTTTTTCTTCATGAAGCACAGCCTGACATGTCCGATCAGCGGCAATGCGTTCAATGAGTACCAGTCGTTTTTAAACAAACACGGGGAAGAAGAGGGCTACTACCTCGCTGTTCAGGAATCAAAGGAACTATCCAATCATATCGCGGAGAAGTTCGGTATCAAGCATGAGTCTCCTCAGGCCTTCCTTTTCATCGACGGGAAACCGGGATGGAATGCTTCCCACTGGAACATTACAGAAACAGAACTTGATAAACTATAA
- the murC gene encoding UDP-N-acetylmuramate--L-alanine ligase: MTIYHFVGIKGSGMSALAQILHDMDYQVQGSDVEKYFFTQKALDDANIKILPFQKENIGGDMHVIAGNAFPDTHEEIVAAKELGLPVTRYHKFLGDFMQEFTSVAVTGAHGKTSTTGLLAHVIRGAKPTSYLIGDGTGKGEVDANYFVFEACEYRRHFLSYYPDYAIMTNIDFDHPDYFANIDDVFSAFQEMAMQVKKGIIACGDDEQLQKIQARVPVVFYGFAEENDFQARNVAHDENGTSFDVFVRNEFYASFKIPTYGDHNILNALSVIALCHYEELDTAIVQERLQTFEGVKRRFSEKKVGGQILVDDYAHHPTEITATLDSARQKYPNKDIVAVFQPHTFTRTQTFLSEFAESLQLADKVYLCEIFGSARENHGKLSIHDLETKIDGCEIIDERDTTALLHHEDSVLIFMGAGDIQKFQQSYESVLNEQVAE, from the coding sequence ATGACGATATATCATTTCGTAGGAATCAAAGGTTCGGGCATGAGCGCATTAGCCCAGATCCTTCATGATATGGATTATCAGGTCCAGGGTTCCGATGTAGAAAAATACTTTTTCACCCAAAAAGCGTTGGATGATGCAAACATCAAAATCCTTCCTTTCCAAAAGGAAAACATCGGCGGAGATATGCATGTGATCGCCGGAAATGCATTCCCCGACACACATGAGGAAATCGTGGCAGCCAAAGAACTTGGCCTGCCTGTGACGCGTTACCATAAATTCCTCGGTGACTTCATGCAGGAATTCACAAGCGTAGCCGTCACGGGAGCACACGGGAAGACATCCACGACAGGTCTCCTCGCACACGTGATCAGAGGGGCGAAGCCGACTTCCTACCTGATCGGTGATGGAACGGGTAAAGGAGAAGTGGATGCGAACTACTTCGTATTCGAAGCATGTGAATACCGACGTCATTTCCTTTCATACTACCCTGACTATGCCATCATGACGAATATCGACTTCGATCATCCTGATTACTTCGCCAATATCGATGATGTATTTTCTGCATTCCAGGAAATGGCCATGCAGGTGAAGAAAGGGATCATTGCATGTGGGGATGATGAACAGCTTCAAAAGATCCAGGCAAGGGTTCCCGTTGTATTTTACGGATTTGCCGAGGAGAATGACTTCCAGGCACGCAATGTAGCCCATGATGAGAACGGAACATCATTCGATGTGTTCGTACGCAATGAATTCTATGCGTCATTCAAGATCCCGACTTACGGAGATCACAACATCCTGAACGCCCTGTCTGTCATTGCCCTTTGTCATTACGAGGAGCTTGATACGGCTATCGTACAGGAAAGACTTCAAACTTTCGAAGGCGTCAAACGCCGTTTCTCTGAGAAGAAGGTAGGCGGACAGATCCTTGTGGATGATTATGCCCACCATCCGACCGAGATCACAGCCACCCTTGATTCGGCCCGCCAAAAGTACCCGAACAAGGACATTGTCGCTGTCTTCCAGCCGCATACGTTCACAAGGACGCAGACATTCCTTTCAGAGTTCGCTGAAAGCCTTCAGCTTGCCGATAAAGTGTATCTGTGCGAAATCTTCGGCTCTGCCAGGGAAAATCACGGAAAGCTTTCCATCCATGATCTTGAAACCAAAATCGATGGATGTGAAATCATCGATGAACGTGATACAACCGCTCTTCTTCATCATGAAGACAGCGTGCTGATCTTCATGGGCGCAGGGGACATCCAGAAATTCCAGCAGTCCTATGAATCCGTTCTGAACGAACAGGTGGCAGAATAA
- a CDS encoding cell division protein FtsA, whose amino-acid sequence MVKKNQKIFALDIGTRSVVGIIMEEMDDHFQVSDILIEEHRERAMLDGQIHDVPAVAAVITSIKSRLEDAHGPLRKVCVAAAGRALRTETASITSSIKGKPLLKKDDVLHLEFGAVQEAQAKAAGDDAGHHYYCVGYSVLYYRLDGEEIGSLIDQQGDEASVEIIATFLPRVVVDSLLAALQRSGLELEALTLEPIAAINVLIPQSMRRLNVALVDVGAGTSDVALTNHGTVTAYGMVPTAGDEITEALSRELLLDFPLAEKAKRQLHDSPSIEVTDILGFETVIPSDEVLRRIGASIERLAKEISDEILRLNNMKAPQAVMLVGGGSLTPGLPTKLASVLGLPENRAAVRGVEAIQRVKLQGHMLKGPELVTPIGIAIAARETPVQYVTVDVNGHAVRMFEVKNLTVGDCILSAGVKVQELHGKPGKAISVTVNGQTLSLPGSPGEPPSLFKNDQACSFDEGVGNQDRLLVEKGRDGDEPVVTIGELMDEGSGKRVYLQERELILEPDIMLNGVPSGKETVLKDGDIVDITFIETIADALSQLGYHDWISSLRPFHLSLNGKETYFPAFNGKMLRNGQEVKPTAMVHHLDRLTFEAPAQPTLGLLLNKKKMLLTKSITISFNGEDVTLEKVFTTVKRNGAELSGKDLVFSGDELTVQESEESPFIFQDVFNFVEIDMPKNTRGSFLLLRNKLETTFFDEIRDGDLLEIVWPEIKVR is encoded by the coding sequence ATGGTGAAAAAAAATCAAAAAATCTTTGCACTGGACATCGGTACACGCTCAGTGGTGGGCATCATCATGGAAGAAATGGATGACCATTTTCAGGTGAGTGATATTTTAATAGAGGAGCATCGGGAACGGGCCATGCTGGACGGACAGATCCACGATGTACCTGCAGTAGCTGCCGTCATTACATCGATCAAGAGCCGTCTCGAAGATGCACACGGCCCTCTGAGGAAAGTATGCGTCGCGGCTGCCGGAAGGGCCCTGAGAACCGAAACGGCCTCCATCACCTCTTCCATCAAAGGCAAGCCGCTCCTAAAGAAAGACGATGTGCTCCATCTTGAATTCGGTGCTGTCCAAGAGGCGCAGGCGAAAGCTGCCGGCGATGATGCAGGTCATCACTATTATTGCGTGGGGTACTCCGTGCTCTACTACCGCCTGGACGGAGAAGAGATCGGGAGCCTCATCGACCAACAGGGCGATGAAGCGAGCGTGGAGATCATTGCCACCTTCCTTCCGCGGGTCGTCGTGGATTCACTGCTTGCTGCACTTCAACGGTCCGGACTTGAATTGGAAGCCCTCACCCTTGAACCGATCGCTGCCATCAACGTTTTGATCCCCCAGTCCATGCGAAGGTTGAATGTCGCCCTCGTCGATGTGGGGGCCGGTACGTCGGATGTCGCCCTGACGAACCACGGAACGGTCACAGCGTATGGGATGGTGCCGACAGCCGGGGATGAAATCACGGAAGCACTCAGCAGGGAACTGCTCCTCGACTTCCCCCTTGCGGAAAAAGCGAAGCGGCAGCTCCATGATTCTCCTTCCATCGAAGTGACGGATATCCTCGGGTTTGAAACCGTCATTCCGTCCGATGAGGTACTCCGTCGCATCGGAGCATCCATAGAGCGCCTGGCAAAAGAAATCTCGGACGAAATCCTCCGTTTGAACAACATGAAGGCACCGCAGGCCGTGATGCTCGTCGGCGGTGGCAGTCTGACACCGGGTCTTCCCACCAAGCTTGCCTCTGTCCTCGGCCTGCCTGAGAACCGTGCAGCGGTCAGGGGAGTGGAAGCGATCCAGCGTGTGAAGCTTCAAGGTCATATGTTGAAAGGTCCAGAACTGGTCACGCCGATCGGTATTGCCATCGCCGCAAGAGAGACTCCCGTTCAATATGTGACGGTGGATGTGAACGGGCATGCCGTTCGGATGTTCGAAGTTAAGAATCTGACGGTGGGAGACTGCATCCTCTCTGCCGGAGTCAAAGTCCAGGAACTGCACGGCAAGCCAGGCAAGGCCATTTCCGTCACGGTCAACGGTCAGACACTATCCCTACCTGGAAGTCCCGGGGAACCCCCTTCCCTGTTCAAAAACGATCAGGCCTGTTCGTTTGACGAGGGGGTCGGGAATCAGGACCGTCTCCTCGTCGAAAAGGGAAGGGATGGCGACGAACCCGTCGTGACCATAGGGGAACTCATGGATGAGGGTTCTGGGAAGCGGGTCTATCTACAGGAACGGGAACTCATCCTGGAACCGGATATCATGCTAAACGGAGTTCCTTCCGGGAAAGAGACCGTGCTGAAAGATGGGGACATCGTCGACATCACCTTTATCGAAACGATCGCTGACGCCCTGTCACAGCTCGGCTACCATGATTGGATTTCCTCCTTGAGGCCTTTCCATCTCTCCTTGAACGGAAAAGAGACGTATTTCCCCGCTTTTAACGGGAAGATGTTACGTAACGGACAGGAAGTGAAACCGACTGCCATGGTCCACCATCTGGATCGCCTCACTTTCGAGGCTCCAGCACAACCGACCCTCGGACTCCTCCTGAACAAAAAGAAGATGCTGCTTACGAAGTCGATTACCATCTCCTTCAACGGGGAAGATGTAACACTTGAAAAAGTCTTCACCACCGTCAAAAGGAACGGGGCTGAGTTATCCGGGAAAGACCTGGTATTCTCAGGGGATGAGCTTACGGTCCAAGAGTCGGAAGAATCACCATTCATTTTCCAGGACGTGTTTAATTTCGTGGAAATCGACATGCCGAAAAACACCAGGGGGAGCTTCCTCCTCTTGAGAAACAAACTGGAAACAACCTTCTTCGACGAAATCCGGGACGGCGACCTTCTAGAGATCGTCTGGCCTGAGATTAAAGTCAGATAG
- a CDS encoding aminopeptidase codes for MKDPRIQKLAKNLINYSVQLQPGEKVLIENFGLQRELVTALVKEAYEAGGYPFVTLKDAAVDRSLLMGAQEEQYEMMADFEARKMDQMDAYIGLRSGDNINEQSDVPDDKMRIHGNTIGKKVHREIRVPKKKWVVLRYPTSSMAQLAKMSTEAFEDFYFDVCNLDYSKMDAAMDSLADLMNRTDRVRLTGEGTDLTFSIKDIPAVKCAGRLNIPDGEVYSAPVKDSVNGVISYNTPSPYNGFTFENVKLTFKGGKIVEAEANDSDRINKIFDTDEGARYVGEFAIGVNPFIQHPMQDILFDEKIDGSFHFTPGECYEDAYNGNHSNIHWDMVMIQRPEYGGGEIYFDDVLIRKDGRFVIPELEGLNPENLK; via the coding sequence ATGAAAGATCCACGAATTCAAAAATTGGCAAAGAACCTGATCAATTACTCCGTCCAACTCCAACCCGGCGAAAAAGTGCTGATCGAGAACTTCGGACTGCAGCGCGAACTCGTCACCGCCCTTGTAAAGGAAGCCTATGAAGCAGGCGGGTACCCGTTCGTCACCCTCAAGGACGCAGCTGTCGACCGCTCCCTCCTCATGGGTGCACAAGAAGAACAATATGAGATGATGGCCGACTTCGAAGCACGGAAGATGGACCAGATGGACGCCTACATCGGTTTGCGCTCTGGAGATAACATCAACGAGCAATCCGATGTGCCGGACGATAAGATGAGGATCCATGGCAACACGATCGGCAAAAAGGTCCACAGGGAGATCCGAGTACCGAAGAAAAAATGGGTTGTGCTCCGCTATCCGACTTCATCCATGGCACAGCTAGCCAAAATGAGCACCGAGGCATTCGAAGACTTCTACTTTGATGTATGCAACCTCGATTACAGCAAGATGGATGCGGCCATGGACAGCCTCGCCGATCTCATGAACAGGACGGATCGCGTGCGCCTGACAGGGGAAGGCACGGACCTGACGTTTTCCATCAAGGATATACCAGCGGTCAAATGCGCCGGCCGGTTGAATATACCTGACGGGGAAGTATACAGTGCCCCGGTGAAGGACTCGGTCAACGGTGTGATTTCCTACAACACGCCGTCGCCTTATAACGGCTTTACATTCGAAAACGTCAAGCTTACGTTCAAGGGTGGGAAGATCGTAGAAGCGGAAGCGAATGATTCAGACCGGATCAACAAGATCTTCGATACGGATGAAGGAGCACGCTATGTGGGTGAATTCGCCATCGGTGTCAATCCGTTCATCCAGCATCCGATGCAGGACATCCTGTTTGACGAGAAGATCGACGGCAGCTTCCATTTCACCCCTGGTGAATGCTATGAAGATGCTTATAATGGCAACCATTCCAATATCCATTGGGATATGGTCATGATCCAGCGCCCTGAATATGGTGGCGGGGAGATCTACTTCGATGATGTCCTTATCAGGAAAGATGGACGGTTCGTCATCCCCGAACTTGAAGGATTGAATCCCGAAAACCTGAAATGA
- a CDS encoding YtxH domain-containing protein, whose product MNSTRTRSRSGKLMKGIMLGAAVGGAIAMLDSGTRRRVATKTTSWKDSTMGMVDRVREDPSGVMNDWQGRLKSASAVLKDAINDAQSLYERVSDDIIEPVKEQSSELIASTKDAAEDLQEIGMKVKEAGEEIKEDEGAPTASSDQESIHPVDRPSPVPGKIGS is encoded by the coding sequence ATGAATTCAACGAGAACCCGTTCGAGAAGTGGAAAGTTGATGAAAGGCATCATGCTCGGCGCTGCAGTAGGCGGAGCCATTGCCATGCTTGACTCTGGCACCCGACGGAGGGTGGCGACGAAGACGACGTCATGGAAGGATTCCACCATGGGCATGGTGGATCGTGTCCGGGAGGATCCTTCCGGGGTGATGAATGATTGGCAGGGACGTTTGAAATCGGCTTCTGCTGTCCTGAAGGATGCCATCAATGATGCCCAATCCCTCTACGAAAGAGTCAGTGATGACATTATTGAACCAGTGAAGGAGCAGTCTTCGGAGCTCATCGCATCGACCAAGGACGCCGCTGAGGACCTCCAGGAAATCGGCATGAAGGTGAAGGAAGCAGGGGAAGAAATCAAGGAGGATGAAGGGGCTCCAACGGCCTCTTCTGATCAAGAATCGATTCATCCTGTTGATCGTCCAAGCCCCGTTCCTGGTAAAATCGGTTCATGA
- the ccpA gene encoding catabolite control protein A: MNVTIYDVAREANVSMATVSRVVNGNPNVKPATRKKVLEVIDRLGYRPNAVARGLASKKTTTVGVIIPDISNIFYAELARGIEDIATMYKYNIILSNSDQNAEKELHLLNTLLGKQVDGILFLGGHISEEHVQEFERSPVPIVLAGAVEETNKVPSVNIDYKAATYDAVKDLLDKGHERIGFVSGPFHDTINMKFKLEGYREALAQAGIEYNDELVIEGEYTYDSGLEAWQKFSELSDKPTAVFVGNDETALGVVHGAQDAGVSIPDEVEIISFDNTRLALMVRPQLTSVVQPLYDIGAVAMRLLTKYMNKETVDEAAVVLPHRIEYRNSTK, translated from the coding sequence ATGAACGTGACAATATATGACGTAGCAAGAGAAGCAAATGTATCAATGGCCACGGTTTCACGTGTGGTCAACGGAAATCCCAACGTAAAGCCTGCAACAAGGAAGAAGGTACTTGAGGTCATCGATCGACTCGGCTACCGTCCGAATGCGGTTGCACGTGGTCTTGCGAGCAAGAAGACGACGACTGTCGGAGTCATCATCCCTGATATCTCCAACATCTTCTACGCGGAGCTTGCCCGTGGGATCGAAGACATCGCCACCATGTACAAGTACAACATCATCTTGAGCAACTCTGATCAGAATGCAGAGAAGGAGCTTCATCTCCTCAATACGCTGCTCGGGAAACAAGTGGACGGCATCCTGTTCCTCGGTGGACATATATCCGAAGAACATGTACAGGAATTCGAGCGTTCACCAGTGCCGATCGTCCTTGCTGGAGCGGTTGAAGAGACAAATAAAGTCCCTTCCGTCAACATCGACTACAAAGCGGCGACTTACGATGCCGTGAAGGATCTCCTCGATAAGGGGCATGAACGCATCGGATTCGTAAGCGGTCCGTTCCATGACACGATCAATATGAAGTTCAAGCTTGAAGGATACCGTGAAGCCCTTGCGCAAGCAGGAATCGAATACAATGATGAATTGGTCATCGAAGGGGAATACACGTATGATTCAGGACTTGAAGCATGGCAGAAGTTCTCTGAGCTATCGGACAAGCCGACTGCCGTCTTCGTAGGGAATGATGAAACGGCCCTCGGTGTCGTACACGGCGCGCAGGATGCCGGTGTTTCCATTCCGGATGAAGTGGAAATCATCTCGTTCGATAATACACGACTTGCCCTCATGGTACGTCCGCAGCTCACGTCCGTCGTGCAGCCGCTTTATGATATAGGTGCCGTGGCCATGAGACTCTTGACGAAGTACATGAACAAGGAAACGGTCGATGAAGCAGCCGTTGTGCTTCCTCATCGCATCGAATACCGTAATTCAACCAAATAA
- a CDS encoding bifunctional 3-deoxy-7-phosphoheptulonate synthase/chorismate mutase codes for MSNQELDQLRNQVDELNLKLLDIINERAKLVQEIGRVKETQGVYRFDPVRERGMLNLIKENNDGPLKDSTVEHIFKEIFKAGLELQKDDHSKALLVSRKKKPEDTIVNINGEAIGDGNPHFVFGPCAVESYEQVAEVAKAVKAKGLKLLRGGAFKPRTSPYDFQGLGMEGLKILKRVADEYGLAVISEIVNPADIEQAVEYIDVIQIGARNMQNFELLKAAGAVKKPVLLKRGLSATIEEFINAAEYIISQGNGDIILCERGIRTYEKATRNTLDISAVPILKQETHLPVFVDVTHSTGRRDLLLPTAKAALAIGADGVMAEVHPDPAVALSDSAQQMDLDQFDTFYNEVFKGRTITV; via the coding sequence GTGAGTAATCAAGAGCTCGATCAATTAAGGAATCAAGTCGACGAACTGAATCTGAAACTACTGGACATCATCAATGAGCGGGCCAAGCTCGTTCAAGAAATCGGGCGTGTCAAGGAGACACAAGGAGTATACCGCTTTGATCCTGTTCGTGAACGGGGAATGTTGAACCTGATCAAAGAAAACAATGACGGTCCGTTGAAAGACTCGACTGTTGAACATATTTTCAAGGAAATATTCAAAGCAGGATTAGAACTGCAGAAGGATGACCATTCGAAGGCCCTTCTTGTTTCCCGTAAAAAGAAACCGGAAGATACCATCGTGAATATCAACGGAGAAGCCATCGGAGATGGAAATCCTCACTTCGTATTCGGTCCATGTGCCGTGGAATCTTACGAGCAGGTGGCAGAGGTGGCGAAAGCCGTCAAAGCAAAAGGCCTGAAGCTTCTCCGCGGGGGAGCATTCAAACCGCGTACGTCCCCTTATGACTTCCAGGGACTTGGAATGGAAGGCTTGAAGATTTTGAAGAGGGTTGCCGATGAGTACGGCTTGGCGGTCATCAGTGAAATCGTCAATCCGGCTGATATCGAGCAGGCTGTCGAATACATCGACGTCATCCAGATCGGTGCCCGCAATATGCAGAACTTCGAACTTTTGAAAGCAGCAGGGGCTGTTAAGAAGCCGGTCCTATTGAAACGCGGTCTTTCGGCAACAATCGAAGAATTCATCAATGCGGCTGAGTACATCATTTCACAAGGGAATGGAGACATCATCCTATGTGAGCGTGGAATCAGGACGTACGAGAAAGCAACCCGTAACACCCTTGATATCTCCGCGGTGCCGATCCTGAAGCAGGAAACGCATCTTCCGGTATTCGTAGACGTGACCCACTCTACAGGACGCAGGGATCTCCTTCTCCCGACAGCAAAGGCGGCCCTTGCCATCGGCGCAGACGGTGTCATGGCAGAAGTGCATCCTGACCCGGCGGTCGCCCTGTCCGATTCTGCCCAGCAGATGGATCTCGATCAATTCGATACATTCTACAATGAGGTATTCAAAGGAAGAACAATCACAGTATAA
- a CDS encoding DUF948 domain-containing protein, with protein MEIILYLSVAVIAVAFFVLVISLMKTLKSLGTTLDSVSTTLNGLEGQLQGITKESTELLHKTNLLAEDIQKKSEDLNTVVYAVRDVGHSIQNLNTSVKKVSTNISSELERNQGRISQVVQWGNTLMELRGKWKERKAVEQPPVPATDDIGAREKMIKRARSYN; from the coding sequence ATGGAAATCATTCTTTATCTTAGTGTCGCAGTTATCGCGGTGGCATTCTTCGTCCTCGTGATCAGCCTCATGAAGACATTGAAGTCCCTCGGGACGACGCTCGACAGCGTTTCGACGACCCTGAACGGCCTGGAAGGGCAGCTGCAGGGAATCACGAAAGAGTCTACTGAATTGCTACATAAAACGAATCTTCTTGCAGAGGACATCCAAAAGAAATCCGAAGACTTGAATACGGTCGTTTATGCAGTGAGGGATGTCGGACATTCGATCCAGAACCTGAATACGTCTGTGAAGAAGGTCAGCACAAACATCTCGTCTGAACTCGAACGTAATCAAGGCAGGATTTCCCAGGTGGTTCAGTGGGGCAATACGCTGATGGAACTTCGGGGCAAGTGGAAAGAACGGAAGGCTGTTGAACAACCTCCCGTACCTGCAACCGATGACATCGGCGCAAGGGAAAAAATGATAAAAAGAGCCAGATCTTATAATTGA